One window from the genome of Pseudalkalibacillus hwajinpoensis encodes:
- a CDS encoding GNAT family N-acetyltransferase, whose product MEHRKTYNAIEKNTPHGKLIIEGPITPDRLASYHLHKDLVAFRPPEQQHKALVEIAGLPEGRIIVARERETIVGYVTFLYPDPLERWSEGNMEDLIELGAIEVIPKYRNAKVGKSLLKTSFMDDAMNDYIVITTEYYWHWDLKGTGLSVWDYRKVMEKMMNAGGLEWYATDDPEISSHPANCLMARIGTRINQDSVQAFDRLRFHNRFMY is encoded by the coding sequence ATGGAACATCGTAAAACGTATAATGCAATCGAGAAGAACACCCCGCATGGAAAACTTATTATTGAAGGACCAATTACTCCAGATCGCCTGGCATCCTATCATTTACATAAGGACCTTGTCGCATTTCGCCCACCGGAACAACAGCATAAAGCACTGGTTGAAATAGCAGGTCTGCCTGAAGGCCGTATCATTGTGGCTAGAGAAAGAGAAACCATTGTAGGCTATGTCACATTTCTATATCCAGACCCACTTGAGCGTTGGTCAGAAGGCAATATGGAAGATTTAATTGAATTAGGAGCGATTGAAGTTATTCCAAAGTACCGTAATGCTAAAGTCGGCAAAAGCCTTCTCAAAACGTCATTTATGGACGATGCAATGAATGATTACATCGTGATAACTACCGAGTATTATTGGCATTGGGACCTTAAAGGAACAGGTTTATCAGTTTGGGATTATCGTAAAGTGATGGAGAAAATGATGAATGCAGGAGGTCTTGAGTGGTATGCAACGGATGATCCTGAAATAAGCTCTCATCCTGCAAATTGCTTAATGGCTAGAATTGGGACAAGAATTAACCAGGACTCTGTTCAAGCGTTTGATCGTCTGCGATTCCATAATCGCTTCATGTATTAA
- a CDS encoding transglycosylase domain-containing protein, with protein sequence MRELFSSIRQKWNAFIDRLQEYNILTGSRIAYKVTWNLFLIFIVLGLMGTIFAGGVGAGYFASLVKDEPIRSYDEMKRDVYNYEETSEVYFAGDVLLGNFRSDIERKEVELKNVSPLLQKAVISTEDEYFFDHDGIVPKAIGRAVLQEVTNSDDRSGGSTLTQQLVKNQILTREVSFERKAKEMLLALRLENFFNKEEILEAYLNIVPYGRNASGNNIAGVQAASQGIFGVNASDLNLPQAAFIAGIPKNPYTYTPFTNSGEVKKDLSAGIDRMEFVLYRMYEEETITEEEYNKALEYDIEKNLAESSPSPVEKYPYLTFEIEDRAKRVLAEQIANEEGYDGKELSKSVDYYNQITYDANVTGRSATEIAKKMDLKWEEVQENSDVFLEFMSNAEKELRKNGYKIYTTIDKDIYESMNAARDKVLENGSYFQSAKTLSVQNPETGELENKEFPMQVGSILIENKTGKILSFVGGRDFAQEELNHATDAYRSNGSTMKPLLDYAPAMEMGKVQPGYIVPDLPIQDGYNPGNYSSNYHGLVTARKALERSYNVPAVRVYNKMNPVDATDYLVKMGFSTMTLDDRTNPSMAIGALQRGVSVEENTNAFGTFANGGKFVDAYLIDKIVDRDGNTIFEQKPEPVDVFSPQTAYLSIDMMRDVVNQGTAQDIPGKLKFASDWAGKTGTGQNYYDSWFVAVNPNVSLGVWTGYDKQISMDSQYANRNKNLWALFANAAYDKKPEIMDPEESFKMPTGIVRRSFCGISGKLASDLCQKAGLVKTDLFNAKYVPTEVDDSLTQGRYVIMNGKTYQALSSTPEEFVSSGVMIKEDYFSGVDISQLLPSGFSDLNIVSEGKTASENGKKPGAVGGVSISGSSLNWGASGESDIVGYRIYRASNGSSSFTKLGSVKASDGSSFNIPSGAYAYYVTAVDVAGNESGPSAKVTNGDWSDKPEPKPEKKQEAEPSTDEENDEASDNEENENNAPSDNESDESSNSEDSSSNEGNTNTGENANDNNSNNSGNGNNNGNSSPTNGADSGNNSNSTGGNTSNNDQ encoded by the coding sequence ATGCGAGAGCTTTTTTCTTCTATCAGGCAGAAGTGGAACGCGTTCATTGATAGATTACAAGAATATAACATCTTAACCGGGTCCAGGATCGCCTACAAAGTGACTTGGAATTTATTTCTTATTTTTATCGTGCTAGGTCTAATGGGCACTATTTTCGCCGGTGGTGTTGGTGCAGGATATTTCGCATCACTTGTTAAAGATGAACCGATTCGCTCTTACGATGAGATGAAGAGAGACGTTTATAACTATGAAGAAACCAGTGAGGTATATTTTGCAGGTGATGTTCTTCTTGGTAACTTTCGTTCTGATATTGAGCGAAAAGAGGTTGAGTTAAAAAACGTTTCTCCTCTTCTACAAAAAGCAGTTATTTCCACAGAAGATGAATATTTCTTCGATCACGATGGTATTGTTCCAAAAGCAATTGGACGTGCCGTTCTTCAAGAAGTCACCAATTCAGATGATCGAAGCGGTGGTAGTACATTAACACAACAGTTAGTTAAGAACCAGATTCTAACAAGAGAAGTTTCTTTCGAACGAAAAGCAAAAGAAATGCTACTCGCTCTTCGACTCGAAAATTTCTTTAATAAAGAAGAAATTCTAGAAGCATACCTTAATATCGTTCCTTATGGACGAAATGCTTCCGGTAATAATATTGCGGGCGTACAAGCAGCCTCACAGGGCATATTTGGTGTAAATGCTAGTGATTTAAATTTGCCTCAAGCTGCATTCATTGCAGGTATTCCCAAAAACCCTTATACATACACCCCTTTTACAAATTCGGGTGAGGTAAAGAAGGATCTTTCAGCTGGAATCGATCGGATGGAATTTGTTCTATATCGTATGTATGAAGAAGAAACAATCACTGAAGAAGAGTATAACAAAGCGCTAGAATACGATATTGAAAAAAATCTAGCTGAGTCTTCGCCTTCGCCAGTAGAAAAATACCCTTACCTTACATTTGAGATTGAAGATCGTGCGAAGCGAGTTCTTGCCGAGCAGATCGCCAATGAAGAAGGATATGACGGGAAGGAACTTTCGAAGAGTGTAGACTATTACAATCAAATTACTTATGATGCTAACGTTACTGGTAGATCTGCAACGGAAATAGCCAAGAAAATGGATTTGAAATGGGAAGAAGTTCAAGAAAATTCAGATGTATTCCTTGAATTTATGAGTAATGCAGAGAAAGAGCTTCGCAAAAATGGATATAAAATATATACTACAATTGACAAAGATATTTATGAATCTATGAATGCTGCAAGAGATAAAGTACTAGAAAACGGAAGCTATTTCCAAAGTGCTAAAACCCTCTCCGTGCAAAATCCTGAAACTGGAGAGCTTGAAAATAAAGAATTTCCTATGCAAGTAGGTAGTATCCTCATCGAAAATAAAACTGGAAAAATCCTTTCATTTGTTGGTGGAAGGGATTTCGCGCAAGAAGAACTTAACCATGCTACAGACGCCTATCGATCAAACGGTTCTACAATGAAACCATTGCTTGACTATGCCCCGGCAATGGAAATGGGAAAAGTTCAGCCTGGCTATATTGTGCCAGACTTACCAATTCAAGATGGATATAATCCTGGTAACTATTCATCAAACTACCATGGTCTTGTAACTGCACGTAAAGCGTTGGAAAGGTCTTATAACGTTCCAGCTGTTCGAGTTTATAATAAAATGAACCCAGTGGACGCAACCGACTATTTGGTGAAGATGGGCTTTAGTACAATGACTCTTGATGATCGAACCAATCCTTCAATGGCAATTGGTGCGCTACAACGGGGAGTAAGTGTCGAAGAGAATACCAACGCATTTGGCACGTTTGCTAATGGAGGAAAGTTTGTTGATGCTTATTTAATTGATAAAATAGTTGACCGCGATGGAAACACCATTTTCGAACAAAAACCAGAACCAGTGGATGTTTTCAGTCCTCAAACTGCCTATCTATCAATCGATATGATGCGTGATGTAGTTAACCAGGGTACTGCCCAAGACATTCCAGGGAAATTAAAATTCGCTTCTGATTGGGCAGGAAAAACAGGAACTGGACAAAATTATTATGATTCATGGTTTGTAGCAGTCAATCCTAATGTTTCACTAGGTGTATGGACTGGATATGACAAACAAATTAGCATGGATAGTCAATATGCCAACAGAAACAAAAACTTATGGGCACTATTTGCTAATGCCGCTTATGATAAAAAACCAGAAATAATGGATCCAGAAGAATCATTCAAAATGCCAACGGGTATTGTGCGACGTTCGTTCTGTGGTATATCTGGAAAGCTCGCCTCTGATCTCTGTCAGAAAGCCGGACTTGTCAAAACTGATCTATTCAACGCAAAGTATGTACCAACTGAAGTGGATGACAGTCTCACTCAAGGACGTTATGTCATCATGAATGGTAAGACCTATCAAGCACTTAGTTCCACTCCAGAAGAGTTTGTATCCAGCGGAGTCATGATTAAAGAGGATTACTTCTCAGGAGTTGATATTTCACAGCTTCTCCCTTCTGGATTTAGTGATTTAAATATCGTTTCAGAAGGAAAAACTGCTTCAGAAAATGGGAAAAAACCTGGCGCAGTTGGTGGCGTTTCAATAAGTGGCTCTTCACTAAATTGGGGTGCTTCAGGTGAAAGTGATATTGTTGGTTATCGTATTTATCGCGCTTCGAACGGTAGTAGTTCATTTACGAAGCTTGGAAGCGTAAAAGCATCTGATGGTAGCTCATTCAACATCCCTTCTGGTGCATATGCCTATTACGTAACAGCAGTTGATGTAGCTGGGAATGAATCGGGACCATCGGCTAAAGTAACAAATGGAGATTGGTCTGATAAACCAGAGCCAAAACCTGAGAAAAAGCAAGAAGCAGAACCTTCAACAGATGAAGAAAATGATGAAGCTTCTGATAATGAAGAGAACGAAAATAATGCTCCCTCCGATAATGAGAGTGATGAATCCAGCAACTCAGAAGATTCATCTTCAAATGAAGGGAATACCAACACCGGTGAAAATGCAAATGATAACAACTCCAACAACTCTGGTAATGGAAATAACAATGGAAACAGTAGTCCTACAAATGGTGCTGACAGCGGAAATAATTCAAACAGCACCGGCGGCAACACAAGCAATAACGACCAGTAA
- the acsA gene encoding acetate--CoA ligase, with amino-acid sequence MELKPLSATLGNHNLQDYEATYENFDWKDVEKTFTWSETGNVNMAYEAIDRHAESDRKNKVALYFSDPTRDEKYTYSEMKAMSNKAGNVLKKVNVEKGDRVFIFMPRSPELYFILLGTLKLGAIAGPLFEAFMEGAVRDRLEDSEAKVLVTTPELLERVPVDELPNLESVVLVGDNVNEEGPYIDFYKHFESAEKKLKIEWVDREDGMILHYTSGSTGKPKGVLHVHNAMIQHYQTAKWVLDLKEDDVYWCTADPGWVTGTSYGIFAPWLAGTSNVIRGGRFSPEDWYGTIEKYEVTVWYSAPTAFRMLMGAGDEIVKKFELSSLRHVLSVGEPLNPEVIKWGNKVLERRIHDNWWMTETGAQLISNYPSMEIKPGSMGKPIPGVHAAIVDDQGNELPANRMGNLAIKKGWPSMMRAIWNRPEKYESYFLKGDWYVSGDSAYKDEDGYFWFQGRVDDVIMTSGERVGPFEVESKLVEHSAVAEAGVIGKPDPVRGEIIKAFISLRDGHEPSDELMEEIRNFVKKGLAAHAAPREIEFRDKLPKTRSGKIMRRVLKAWELDLPTGDLSTMED; translated from the coding sequence ATGGAATTGAAACCGCTTTCTGCTACATTGGGTAATCATAATTTACAGGATTATGAAGCTACATACGAGAATTTTGATTGGAAAGACGTGGAGAAAACATTTACCTGGAGTGAGACAGGTAATGTCAATATGGCCTACGAAGCAATCGATAGGCACGCTGAGTCCGATCGTAAAAACAAAGTAGCTCTTTATTTTTCTGACCCAACACGAGATGAGAAGTATACGTACAGTGAGATGAAAGCAATGAGTAACAAAGCAGGTAACGTTCTAAAAAAAGTGAATGTCGAAAAAGGAGATAGGGTCTTTATTTTCATGCCAAGATCTCCTGAGCTATACTTCATTCTACTCGGAACGCTTAAGTTAGGTGCGATTGCTGGCCCACTTTTTGAAGCCTTTATGGAAGGTGCAGTAAGGGATCGTCTTGAGGATAGTGAAGCAAAGGTACTTGTTACAACACCTGAGCTACTTGAGCGCGTTCCGGTTGATGAGCTTCCCAATCTCGAAAGTGTTGTGCTAGTAGGAGATAACGTTAATGAAGAAGGTCCTTATATAGACTTTTATAAGCATTTTGAATCAGCAGAAAAGAAGCTTAAAATAGAATGGGTTGACCGTGAAGATGGTATGATTCTCCATTACACATCAGGTTCAACTGGTAAGCCGAAAGGCGTACTTCATGTTCATAATGCGATGATACAACACTACCAAACGGCGAAATGGGTACTTGACTTAAAAGAAGATGATGTCTACTGGTGTACAGCTGATCCAGGTTGGGTAACGGGGACGTCATATGGCATATTTGCTCCATGGCTTGCTGGAACGTCGAACGTCATTCGTGGGGGTCGTTTTAGTCCAGAAGATTGGTACGGTACGATCGAAAAATATGAAGTAACTGTATGGTATAGTGCTCCTACTGCATTTCGTATGCTTATGGGTGCGGGAGATGAGATCGTTAAGAAATTCGAACTTTCATCTTTACGTCATGTACTAAGCGTAGGAGAGCCATTAAATCCTGAGGTTATTAAATGGGGTAACAAAGTTCTTGAACGGAGAATTCATGATAACTGGTGGATGACAGAAACGGGAGCACAGCTAATCAGTAATTATCCATCAATGGAAATAAAGCCAGGATCAATGGGCAAACCAATTCCAGGCGTGCACGCAGCAATCGTAGATGATCAAGGAAATGAACTTCCTGCTAATCGAATGGGGAACCTTGCGATTAAAAAAGGCTGGCCATCAATGATGCGAGCGATTTGGAATCGTCCTGAAAAATATGAAAGCTATTTCTTAAAAGGAGACTGGTACGTATCTGGTGATTCAGCTTATAAAGATGAGGACGGATACTTCTGGTTCCAGGGGCGAGTCGATGATGTTATTATGACTTCGGGTGAAAGAGTTGGTCCATTTGAAGTTGAAAGTAAACTAGTCGAACATAGTGCTGTTGCTGAAGCTGGGGTGATTGGGAAACCGGATCCTGTGCGAGGTGAAATTATTAAAGCCTTTATTTCACTTAGAGATGGTCATGAACCGTCTGATGAGCTGATGGAAGAGATAAGAAATTTCGTTAAAAAAGGACTTGCAGCTCATGCAGCACCTCGAGAAATCGAATTTAGAGATAAGCTTCCGAAAACGAGAAGTGGTAAGATCATGCGTCGCGTATTAAAGGCGTGGGAGCTGGATTTACCAACTGGCGATTTGTCTACAATGGAAGATTAA
- a CDS encoding acetoin utilization protein AcuC, producing the protein MKCDSLFVYSSDYLNYKFSDDHPFNHIRVKLTQDLLTEINALNDQEVVPPRIATDSEIALIHDPAYIEAVKKASKGNLASSVAANYGLGTEDTPIFPNMHEASALIVGGTLTAVDAVMTGKSDHALNIGGGLHHGFRGKASGFCIYNDSSIAIEYMKQKYGAKVLYVDTDAHHGDGVQWAFYDDPDVCTLSIHETGRYLFPGTGNINEKGQGKGYGFSFNIPIDAFTEDESFQEVYEDSFRKVIDFFKPDVILTQNGADAHYYDPLTHLSVSMKSYEFIPKLAHQLAHEYCDGKWIAVGGGGYDIWRVVPRAWSRIWLEMKGLSATGALPKQWIERWAPLSPLSLPENWHDKADLYEPIPRKQEITEKNKLTCERALYQIVN; encoded by the coding sequence ATGAAGTGCGACTCCCTTTTTGTATATTCCTCAGACTATTTAAATTATAAATTCAGTGACGATCATCCTTTCAATCATATACGTGTTAAGCTCACACAGGACTTGCTTACCGAAATAAATGCTTTAAATGATCAAGAAGTGGTCCCTCCTCGGATTGCAACCGATAGTGAGATTGCTCTTATTCATGACCCAGCCTACATAGAAGCTGTAAAAAAAGCTAGTAAAGGAAACCTTGCATCCTCTGTTGCAGCTAACTACGGTCTTGGAACAGAAGATACGCCAATCTTTCCGAACATGCATGAAGCAAGTGCTCTTATTGTTGGGGGAACGCTGACTGCCGTTGATGCGGTTATGACAGGAAAGTCTGATCATGCTCTTAACATAGGCGGAGGACTCCATCACGGTTTCCGAGGTAAAGCATCAGGCTTTTGCATCTATAATGACAGTTCAATCGCCATTGAATACATGAAACAAAAATATGGTGCAAAGGTCCTTTATGTTGATACTGACGCCCATCACGGAGACGGTGTGCAGTGGGCTTTTTACGACGATCCTGATGTTTGCACACTATCTATCCATGAAACGGGACGCTATTTATTTCCTGGAACAGGAAATATTAATGAGAAAGGTCAAGGAAAAGGATATGGGTTTTCATTTAATATTCCGATTGACGCTTTTACAGAGGACGAGTCATTTCAGGAAGTGTACGAGGATTCGTTTCGAAAAGTAATTGATTTTTTTAAGCCTGATGTAATCCTAACTCAAAATGGTGCAGATGCTCATTATTATGATCCGTTAACACATCTCTCTGTTTCCATGAAAAGCTATGAATTCATTCCAAAACTAGCACACCAATTAGCTCATGAGTATTGTGATGGAAAATGGATTGCCGTTGGTGGGGGTGGTTACGATATCTGGCGTGTTGTACCACGCGCTTGGTCAAGAATTTGGTTAGAAATGAAAGGGCTATCAGCAACCGGCGCCCTGCCAAAACAATGGATCGAAAGGTGGGCCCCACTCTCACCACTTTCTCTTCCAGAGAATTGGCATGATAAAGCTGACTTGTATGAGCCCATTCCAAGGAAACAGGAAATCACAGAAAAAAACAAACTAACTTGCGAACGAGCGCTTTATCAAATTGTAAATTAA
- the rpsD gene encoding 30S ribosomal protein S4, translated as MARYTGPSWKISRRLGISLSGTGKELEKRPYAPGQHGPNQRRKLSEYGLQLQEKQKLRHMYGMTERQFRRLFDDAGKMKGVHGENFMILLEARLDNLVYRLGLARTRRQARQLVNHGHITVDGKRVDIPSYRVATGQVISVREKSNNLDIIKEAIEVNNFVPEYLTFDADKLEGTFSRLPERSELPAEITEALIVEYYSR; from the coding sequence ATGGCTCGTTATACAGGACCAAGTTGGAAAATTTCTCGTCGTCTTGGTATTTCTCTAAGTGGAACAGGTAAAGAATTGGAAAAGCGTCCTTACGCTCCAGGTCAACACGGACCTAACCAGCGTAGAAAGCTTTCTGAATATGGTCTTCAACTTCAAGAGAAGCAAAAGCTTCGTCACATGTACGGCATGACTGAGCGTCAATTCCGTCGTCTTTTCGATGATGCTGGCAAAATGAAAGGTGTTCATGGTGAAAACTTCATGATTCTTCTTGAAGCTCGTCTTGATAACCTTGTTTATCGTCTAGGTCTAGCTCGCACTCGCCGTCAGGCTCGTCAGCTAGTTAACCACGGCCACATCACAGTTGATGGCAAACGCGTTGACATTCCTTCTTACCGTGTAGCGACTGGTCAAGTGATCAGCGTTCGTGAGAAGTCTAACAACCTTGACATCATCAAAGAAGCTATCGAAGTAAACAATTTCGTTCCAGAATACCTTACTTTCGATGCAGATAAGCTTGAAGGTACGTTCTCTCGTCTTCCTGAGCGTTCTGAACTTCCTGCTGAAATCACTGAAGCTCTTATCGTTGAGTACTACTCTCGTTAA
- a CDS encoding acetoin utilization AcuB family protein: protein MVIEEIMNQNVFSLEENQTIADAIKMMREKNIRHLPIVNSEGELTGIISDRDIKDASPSILDSNPNKDVLQSPLSSIMKKDVITAHPLDFVEEISTIFYEQRISSIPIVENRKVIGMVTETDMLHTLILLTGAHQPSSHIEVQVENVSGQLADITQIIKKRNVNIISVLVYPCSHNEKFKNIVFRIQTMNPTSVVNDIKNEGYEVLWPNMPGVQK, encoded by the coding sequence TTGGTCATTGAAGAAATTATGAATCAAAATGTTTTTTCACTTGAAGAGAACCAAACCATTGCGGATGCCATTAAAATGATGAGAGAAAAAAACATTCGCCATCTCCCTATCGTAAATAGCGAAGGGGAGCTCACTGGCATTATATCAGATCGAGATATTAAAGATGCTAGTCCATCAATTCTTGACTCAAATCCAAACAAGGACGTGTTACAGTCTCCTCTTTCCTCTATTATGAAGAAAGACGTCATTACAGCTCACCCATTGGATTTTGTAGAAGAAATTTCTACGATCTTTTATGAGCAGCGCATTAGTTCGATTCCGATTGTTGAAAACCGAAAAGTAATCGGAATGGTTACTGAAACGGATATGTTACATACGTTAATCCTTTTGACAGGAGCACACCAGCCGAGTTCACATATTGAAGTACAGGTGGAAAATGTGTCAGGACAGTTGGCCGATATTACCCAAATCATTAAAAAGCGCAATGTTAACATTATTAGCGTTCTAGTCTACCCGTGTAGTCACAATGAAAAATTCAAAAATATCGTTTTTCGAATACAAACGATGAATCCCACTTCCGTTGTAAACGATATTAAAAATGAAGGTTATGAGGTTCTCTGGCCAAATATGCCGGGTGTTCAAAAATGA
- the tyrS gene encoding tyrosine--tRNA ligase codes for MHILEELEARGLLNQVTDREGLEKELSENRIALYSGFDPTADSLHIGHLLPVLALRRFQLAGHTPIALVGGATGLIGDPSGRSNERTLNSEDIVKDWTNKLQGQLARFLDFGTDANSAKAVNNYDWIGELNVIPFLRDVGKNFGLNYMLAKDSVTSRLEAGISFTEFTYMILQSYDFLQLYRKENCRLQIGGSDQWGNITAGLELIRKEEGSEESSKAYGATFPLVTKSDGSKFGKSEGGAIWLDADKTSPYEFYQFWINTDDRDVVKFLQYFTFLSIEEIKEIESKHIEAPEKREAHRTLAEEVTKLVHGEEKLQQAINISEALFSGDIKQLTADEIRLGFKDVPSYHVEDNEKGLIDLLVEAGISSSKRQAREDVKNGAVYINGERCQEMDKVISESDQIENQYVIIRRGKKKYYLLTY; via the coding sequence ATGCACATATTAGAAGAATTAGAAGCAAGAGGACTTTTAAATCAAGTTACAGATAGAGAGGGCCTTGAAAAGGAACTTTCAGAAAACCGCATTGCTCTTTATTCTGGCTTTGATCCTACAGCTGATAGCCTTCATATTGGGCATCTTTTGCCTGTTCTAGCCCTACGTAGATTTCAGTTAGCTGGCCACACGCCGATTGCGCTTGTTGGTGGAGCTACTGGGCTGATTGGTGACCCTAGTGGCCGTTCAAATGAACGTACGTTGAATTCAGAAGACATCGTAAAAGATTGGACGAATAAGTTACAGGGGCAGCTTGCTCGCTTTTTGGATTTTGGAACAGATGCGAACTCTGCAAAAGCTGTAAACAACTACGACTGGATTGGGGAGCTAAATGTTATTCCATTCCTGCGTGATGTTGGAAAGAACTTTGGTTTGAACTATATGCTTGCGAAAGATTCTGTTACTTCACGTCTTGAAGCGGGAATTTCTTTTACAGAATTTACGTATATGATTCTTCAATCATATGATTTTCTTCAGCTTTACCGGAAAGAAAACTGTCGTCTTCAAATTGGAGGAAGTGACCAATGGGGGAACATCACAGCAGGTCTTGAACTGATTCGTAAAGAAGAAGGCAGCGAAGAGTCTTCAAAAGCCTATGGAGCAACATTCCCACTTGTTACGAAGAGTGATGGTTCTAAGTTCGGTAAATCTGAAGGTGGAGCGATTTGGCTTGATGCCGATAAAACCTCTCCTTACGAATTCTATCAGTTCTGGATTAACACAGATGATCGTGATGTTGTGAAATTCCTTCAATACTTTACCTTCTTAAGTATTGAAGAAATTAAAGAGATTGAATCTAAGCACATCGAGGCGCCTGAAAAAAGAGAAGCTCATCGTACTCTTGCTGAAGAAGTGACAAAGCTTGTTCACGGAGAAGAAAAACTTCAGCAGGCAATCAACATCTCGGAAGCGCTGTTCAGTGGTGACATTAAACAGCTAACAGCTGATGAAATCCGTTTAGGTTTTAAGGATGTTCCTTCTTACCATGTAGAAGATAATGAAAAGGGACTTATCGATCTTCTTGTAGAAGCTGGTATATCTTCATCTAAGCGCCAGGCAAGAGAAGATGTGAAAAATGGAGCGGTGTATATCAACGGTGAACGGTGTCAGGAAATGGATAAAGTTATTTCAGAAAGCGACCAAATCGAAAATCAATACGTGATTATTCGTAGAGGGAAGAAGAAATATTACCTTCTTACTTACTAA